tctaaacaaagatgtcttagctaacacggtgtgtcgcttcttgttcgctggattgtgtaaatgctaatcgcattaagttCGATAATcgtcttaacatgggttctgcaggaattctttcgtcttcgcgacactaatgaactcttgtccacattgttcccagcctattaacacctcgaattcctagaggtgatcatgctcaggcatgtgacggacgacccgaagtttgatggaggtagcggtatgatttcgacagcggcgccgcctatcgaccaggagaaacacatttgggtgggtgggaatagcggtgaaaggcacacttcatgagttgctagacatcacagatttgaatcaacctgacaaagagttagaaatatatatgcattgcagtcgcgctaaagaaattgaaaactattggattggtgcgagactcgctgcaaaaacattcattagactgtctcaggtatccgacctatccttaacgggaatcaatgagatgagtttcgatagagctcgttacattttaggggcgaagctccttatagcggcacccgttccgtccccgtcgtagtagtagtagtagtgtgtaaccagtctgagaaaaatgagaaaaaaattccgaagttgtgtccgtagcgcggaatcgaaccagggacccctcgcttccgagcgcgcggcgttagcccactacgccacgaagcgcacagggacaaacgcaccacgatggctataaatacccaacattaacgaaaggccgcgtttctagcgcgtttctaacgcgtttgtgctagcgcgttacggcccgtgtaagaagctggtgtaagacgctgtggcctctccaccttaccttcaacgcgtttcgaacgcgctgcccaaagcggtggcaagtcaagttcaagtcgaggagcgtttatgaatacagggggtatactctctcagcagtcatgtgatggcgtcggcaaacgcggtgcgcgttccggcatgtgtaaatggctgcgtaagacgctgtggccgctcccccttactagagagtactgcacgtttctaacgcgtttgtgctagcgtccccttaagcgggagatccgatgattccctccggagcttcgcccactcatcatcattcaccccgtggatatgctgtgatttttttttcaagagcggaagacgtgcctagaggcagagtcgacggcagtattttgttgctgcacaaaattatctagattttcggcatgatcattttagcggaaaaacaaaaattcaataagttttcaagaagtacttagagtacattgataaaattgtagcaaacaaattctgaaaagttaatttgcaacttttttgtgtcgtaaggcacagggcaacttactactggtttccattaattttcttcgttatattttcaagcgagttggatattctgccgtaggttatatcacaattagcccaactaattaaactgagactttcaagtgtatattgttcttggacaaatgctttaagactacgcggatgctgcaaaatttctcaacattggggaggggaacatgaaaaacaatataggaggaggaggaggaggaaaaaagaaggaaaggcagggaggttaaccagaagcacgtccggtttgctaccctacacgggggaaggggtttaaagggatgaaaagaaaggagagagagggaagaaagcactcgcagtataaacacgtgcggttgtccaacacttcacaatcggtcactgaggccagtcgacttcatgaactgtaacagtgcccgcgtcgctttgtaagcctgcgacgcgtggggccacggtccaagaatctttgtctctgaaaaaggtctgctgtctaatcggtctaacacactccggagaaggtcacgttcggtctcataaagatgacaaaaaacacaacacgtgttccaccgtctcctcacagttgcacgagtcacagattggtgtgtcggacatgcccagaaggaatgagtaaaaaaacaaaatagaaatgcaaagcactttattgcctcgtaaatttttattttgaatgctatttccactcgttaagtggcgcgaccctcgtgttctaagccttgtatatgttcttgtagcactaggtgcgttgtctgcgaatttacgtgaataagcaagcagaccatactttaatctggcggagaaaaaaaacaaggaaagcctacgttgtagatgcactgtactgaaacacaattaaacagagtctaaatttgcatatatttgtaAACAAgtgtgcctaaattgtcgattgaaaaattgacatcattataatgaagccgaataaagcaataaagatggcatgctCCGCGTGAAattatgatgagcgttagccttgtgggtcaacaatttctgtttaatgaaaaaaaaagcttctagtggccgtgtattatcgtatttctgaaaaccagtaaccagcgtatctaaatttacattcgtgccaaaattagtggctcgagttctatcactgtaggtacatccgaatgactatatgagattaaaaagtgagattaaatagCGGGCggtggcgtgtatggtagtgttcacctatgccttcgctatagtatgttgccgcacactttaaagcacgagcatggtgatcaaccgatgtgcttttctacaacttcatccctaaatgtaagccggggttctcccactcccggtggttgttgccagcctgatccctccctattttcctaactgtccattgcatggtttgttttcataccaaatattcacataataatctgtgggtgttcggctagtaatgaatgtttatttctctcacagttaaattatcaagtaaccataaagaagggatggagggcaaaaacttgctatgatgcagcttgaagaccgcccggcggccgttgatcacatgacagtatcttcacaataatcaagaacgcgagctagcttcgtaaaggcaaaagggctaatgggtggaacagaaccgagccggccaaagaatggtactttcgggctcgggccaggcccggacctgaaaaactggcccgtgcagtgctctacttcagatagtctgatcagcagattcccatactgtcatgtagtagtgacgctgaagtaaacagtcgtaaaactgtgtatgacgaaactgattctttattgggcgaacatgtgcccacaaaagcaagctacactcaaagcacaacgaaagcggtaaacacagtcggcgatcgtcgaaatctgatcagcggcgaaacgcgtcggcttttatacatgagtcatcgaaggccccagaataatccgtggtacccgcgtgtcttccagaaagttctggataattcgcgttgctcatacaatcagatgacatgagcgtcggtgacaagagacaacggatagaagcatcgataacgttccagaaacttccgatacgtgcaggcgcgtcctgtgcctagcgataacgtttaacatttttagccggtgaaaagcggtcaccggtgaaagataaacatgtatacgtgtcaatatgattatgaaagattgagtaaaacaatttaagacgtaacctgcttccctgttcaagcaaaaggatccagtcaagttattttttcctcttacacttagaaagtggttgtatatccccaggtcgaacagtgtcgcgacgaattggtctttttctagagcattaatatgcaaaaaatttattgttgggctttacgtgccaaaaccacaatctgattatgaggcacgccgtggtgggggactccggattactttagtccacctggggttctttaacgttcacccaatgctgcattgatatcgacatcagaaaccgcattcaacacagggcatgcctacaccaacattggtaaaatttgtttttttacgctgctcttttacgttaatacttatgtgttttaaactttgttgcaagtgaagggcatgccgggcatttctaactacggtattgagatgttctgaccaagagccatcctctgacagcataagacctaaatatttcacaggtgaattatttttttatttcaactggccacttaacaaatacttatatctgattttgtaacattttggtagtgaagctaatgtctacataattatttatgtttagggccatgctattactgacccaccatttttatacgcgcttcaagtcggccgccaataaaaacaatgactcattagatgcccttgcacacagtacacaatcatccacaaaaattgtatcccggttcaataatatcacacatattgctaataaaaaaccttgcactcggccgcgcaactcttgaaacagcgaagctgtgtaatcgtagcccagcattttccggaagtgcgcgcgaacttttcatcttattactcatgtagacgataatttcttttcgcgcgtctcggacttacggccgacactgcgcattgcacagcgcagcttgcaacaccgccaccgcgttccaggagacccgctccgtgaatgcgtcgctctctctctctctctcgctctcatagcacgcaaaacctcttcacctcgcagagcacgagcgtacaaacgcgccagctgtggaggaatacgacgacgctcgaacgcaatcatatggctagcataaatgcatgttctggcagcgtggctgtatagcctagtggttccgacgctcgctttgggaccggaggtacgcggcctcgaaacccacctctgcaagaaagcttatgaatttctttttttggtagtttcttgatacgcaccacaagttacggctggcttaaactgcttcgctgttaaaaaaatgaaatttggcagagacatttcaaactgcttacgggtggctatgcgaaagcgatatattccctttggtgcagttttgtacggaacggcgttccaggaactagttccttttgggaggaacggaggaatgccaccattcctttaaggctcggtggaactgtaacggtaactcgttatttttacaaagggacggcacagggaacggcgttccttctgtaaacgttccacggcactaaacaggcgcaccgacgcacgcacgtatgcagcacatcatgcaaggcgcaaagaactaccgcttgtctgtcaagtgactatggtgcattttatttttcgcgagttctgcattatatttttttaatgactaggcttcaagattgccacctgacgctcccttctgtagtttctttccgccatggcggcctgtctgacactaacatcgagatgtaactcttgccgagttcaaacaagggtctttactaaattaagaacatctattctggacatttctttttccgctcatactgcaatattggattagcattcattaaacgcctaagtattgttcctttcgatgcggttcttgtgcagacattcaattatattggtgcatgcgagtaactttctatttgcagatctgaagcgcagtatcctgactgcgcatttgaagaccgaagtggaaagcgccgtatgtgttgcacttgtaatagacgagcaccaaagtggcagttaaacatgtctggagtatgtccggtgctgcttgaaaaaaattcgtctgggagcgttgctttggattctttttatctccagataatgtgccgccggcaatgctCAAATTcatataatatacttagtttgatgtgagatttaaattgcacactttcaTTTCGTCGCAAANNNNNNNNNNNNNNNNNNNNNNNNNNNNNNNNNNNNNNNNNNNNNNNNNNNNNNNNNNNNNNNNNNNNNNNNNNNNNNNNNNNNNNNNNNNNNNNNNNNNGTCATGACCTTCTGCGTGCTGGACGCGTCGATTAAGGAGTTGAGCTCGTAAAGTGCCGCGTCAGGTGAATCCTGTTGAGTCGTGACTGGTGCTGAGGCCTTTTTCGAAGTTCCTTGTCGGGGATATTCGATGTTAATGTTCTTGTTTCTTGCCTCTTTCCGTTTCTTCAGGCACGCTTTTTCAATGTGTCCGCGTTTCTTGCCGTAGTTGCAGGAAGCTGTCGGGAACTTGCAAGTGTCCGGTCTATGTTGCGCGTCACAACGCCAACAGCGTTGTTTCTTCTTTTGGGAAGAGCTACTCGAGTGACCTTGGTTTTCTGTCTTGGAGATGCTTGTGCAGGCTTCGTTAATCTTGTTAAATTCCGCTTTCACGTTTCTCTGGTCTTCGACGGCGTTCTCAGCTCGCAGTGCAATGTAAAAGGCTTTCTTGAATGTCAAGTCCTTTTCCGCGAACAGCCGTTGCTGGACCTGCTCGTTCCGAAGACCGCAAACGAAACGATCACGCAGCATTGCCTCAAGAGGCAGGATTGTTGGATTGTCCGCAGTGTCTGCGCTTGTTGCAAAATTGCACTCTGCTGCTAGCCCCTTGAGCGCTGTGACGTAATCAATGACCGTTTCATCGTGCCGTTGGTCACGTCGTTGGAAGCGTGCCCTGCAGAAGACTTCAGAAGGTTGCGGATCAAAATGAGGCTTGAACATCTCAACTATGTCATCGTAGCTCACTTGGTTGGGCTGCTTGGGTTGAAGGAGAGTGCAGACGATGTCGTAAGTCTGTTCTCCGCACAACGTTAGCAGATAAGCACGTTTCATGAAAGCATCCGTAATGTCGTTAGCCTCGAAGAAGAACTGTAGCCTCCCATACCAGGATCTCcaggagccagagctgccactgAATTCGGGTAGCCGACCAAAGTCAGGCGCCGCCATGTCGTTCCGTTCCTTGATGTCGGTGAACTGCCGATGAGTCCAGAGTCTTCCTCGTCGCCAATTGTTACGTCTGTGCAGCAGGTTACAAACAGAGGAACATGAACGAACATGAACCCGCCACCCCGtatcaaaggggacgctcatagcatgcatgcatgcatgcatcctccatccatccatccagccatccatccatccatccatccatccatccatcctccatccatccatatatatatagtatatatatatatatatatatatatatatcaccatcGTTATCAttagcttatatttatgtccactgcaggacgaggacctctccctgcgatctccaattagccttGTCTTGCGCCATAGCGGGCCAGCACCATCGCCATCGCGGAAAGATGGCAACGCTGgaaacgacccccccccccctcaagcgCCACGCACAAAGAAACACAAGCTAGTCCGCCGATTCCCACAGTCCACGCCGAGAGGTGGCACCTGGTGTCGAGAGTATAGGAGCGCGCCCGCAGCCTGCGCACGAGGGTAAAATAAGTGCTGCTACGGTAGTCCTGCTGAGAGCTTTCTCTAGGCGACAGTCGCAGCACATTCGCGGCTAGATTGACAACGGGGAAGCGACTTGAGAGGATTGACTTCAGGAAGGGCAATGATCCCGGGATGCTTCATCGACTTGGCGTTGGTGCCCATGCCGGACTTGGCGGTGCTGTACGCGATGCCCAAGGCGCTGAACGTGATCGCGGCCACGACACCCATgatgccgaagaaggtcgcgttCGGCGGGCGCGTTCGGCAGCGCCATGTTCTCCATGTCCAGACCGGCGCTGGCTCTccccgctgctgctgctcgtctCGCATCAAGGTGCGTAGCTACAATTCCTGGACCTCGCAGCAGCAGGCGTCTTCTAAGCTTCAAAATGGTGCGCCGCAACCCCCGCGTTTGTTtggttgtttttttgttttcctccaaGAGTGGCTCATACCTATTGCGcgtcttccttttcttctttcgtaGGGCTCCCAGCCCATAGCGCGCAGTTATACCACCTCGAGGATTGCCGAGCGGCCCACAGCGAGGAGTACGTCGGCACGGGAGGCGTTGCGCCAAGGTCTGTCGAACCGGCATTTGAATTTTGGTTCCATGGCGGCGCCTTTGACTTTGAAGAGGATACAGACGGCTGAGGCGCATGTGGCGCTGTTTGTCGAGAGGCCACGTACCAGGCAGAGCTGAGCAACGGCGTCAAAGACCTGTCAGGGTCGAACTTTGGAGACCCCGACTACAGGACGCAGAGGGCGTGGCCTCTCGTGTTTTCGAACACATTTCGTGATTTTTTACTCGCATCTTTCCTGATTGAATAAATGCGTATGGCtaaaaaaaatgtgtgctctGCAGGTCTTTCCCAAGTGTACCAATCGCACTAAGACGTTGTCGTAGTCAAAGCATGCTCAAAAGTCAAATGTCCCTGAAACCCTACATCAAAACGGACGCTTCCGATCAGGTGCTAGCTTGTATAACAGACATTTCTTTTCTAGAGTAGCGTGGCATATGAGACACGGTTCACATTCCATGTGCGTATACCCACTCGCCAGCTGCATGTTTACCTTTTGAAAAGTACGGATTTAGTTCAATTCGAAAACGCACGCATGTGCAATAAGTAATATGGCGAATTCTGTGGGCATTTTCTTCGCGCGAAATAACTTCGAAGTGGTGCTGATTCCGTTGAATCAGCCCCACTTCGGTGTTAGGTGGTGACCTAACTTATAATTGCAGTTGGGTAGCCGCTACTACAATAGGAGCTTCAAATATGCCAGGGAGGAcgtgaaaacgaaaaaaaatactgaTGGATATCGCCGCCTTGATATTGCCGACGTCATATCTTTTAGAATTACCTGATAAAACCCAGCTGCAtgcatgtacacccgtgagcaatagtatacggaccaggggttgcgcgataaagctgtttttttcctctgcctgtgaacgcaacttgaaatccatccatccatccatccatccatccatccatccatccatccatccatccatccatccatccatccatccatccatccatccatccatcctcctccatccaccatccatcctccatccatccaccatcccatccatccatccatcctccatccatccatcctccatcctcCATCCTCCATCccccctccatccatccatccatccatcctccatccatccatccatccatccatcctccatccatcctccatccaccatccatcctccatccatcctccccatccatcatccatcctccatccatccatccatccatccatccatccatccatccatccctccatccatccatccaccatcctccatccatccatccctccatccaccatccatcccctccatccatccatccatccatccatccatccaccatccatccatccatccctccatccatccatccatccatcccctccatcctccatccatccatccatcctccatccgccatccatccatccatccagccatccatccatcctccatccatccatccatccatccatccatccatccatccatccatccagccatccatccatccatccatccatccatccatccatccatccatccatccccatccatccatccatccatccatccatccatcatccatccatccatccatcctccatcatccatccatccatccatccatccatccatccatcatccatccatccatccatccatccatccatccatccatccatccatccatccatccatccatccatccatccatccatccatccatccatccatccatccatccatccatccatccatccatccatccatccctccatcctccatccatccatccatccatccatccatccatccatccatccatccatccatccatccatccatccatccatccatccatccatccatccatccatccatccatccatccatccatccatccatccatccatccatccatccatccatcatccatccatccatccatccaccatccatccatccatccatcctccatccatcctccatccatccatccatccatccatccatccatccatccatcctccatccatccatccatccatccatcatccatccatcctcctccaatccatccatcccatccatcctccatccatccatcatcctccatccatccatcctccatcctcatcctccatccatccatcctccatccaccatcctctccatcatccatcatccatccaccatccatcccaTCCCCATCCATATCCATCCCTCATCCACCAtccctcatccatccatccatccatccatccctgccatccatccatcatccatccatccatccatccatccatcatccatccatccatcatccatccatccatccatccatccatccatccatccagccatccatccatccatccatccatgtccatccatccatccatccatccatccatccatccatccatccatccatccatccatccatccatccatccatccatccatccatccatccatccatcctccatccatccatccatccagccatccacatccatccatccatccatccatccatccatcccatccatcatccatccatctccatccatccatctccatccatcatcctccatccatccatccatccatccatccatccatccatccatccatccatccatccatccatccatccatccatccatccatcctcatccatccatccatccatcccatccatccagcatccatccatccatccatccatccatccatccatccatccatccagcatccatccatccatccatccatccatccatccatccatccatccatccatccatccatccatccatccatccatccatccatccatccatccaccatccatccatccatccatccatccatccatccatccatccatcatctcCCATCCATcaatcatccatccatccatccccatccatcc
The DNA window shown above is from Dermacentor silvarum isolate Dsil-2018 chromosome 1, BIME_Dsil_1.4, whole genome shotgun sequence and carries:
- the LOC119461261 gene encoding uncharacterized protein LOC119461261, which translates into the protein MIPGCFIDLALVPMPDLAVLYAMPKALNVIAATTPMMPKKVAFGGRVRQRHVLHVQTGAGSPRCCCSSRIKGSQPIARSYTTSRIAERPTARSTSAREALRQGLSNRHLNFGSMAAPLTLKRIQTAEAHVALFVERPRTRQS